The following are encoded in a window of Artemia franciscana chromosome 5, ASM3288406v1, whole genome shotgun sequence genomic DNA:
- the LOC136027233 gene encoding uncharacterized protein LOC136027233: protein MVILNIYVLAALIQRIAAIPMDPWTDFKVKFGKSYPTRQEDEERHKIWEKTRLEILPFNIQFSRNQTQPFRLDLNHLADLTEEELNTLKGTIPPPKQPEADSVPIVQNTRRLPSSVDYRDSPCMPPIRDQGRCGSCYAFAAVETIEYYNCMKNGGRLATFSQQNIVDCSRNDRQCLGGFYTNSWDYVKSSGGLCSESDYTYTSGSSGTSGGCRSSTCQPAVTTSSYKNVPNSEDSMAHVVATIGPIAVAMDANLNSFYFYSQGIFNDQRCSSNVNHAVIIVGYGTDRMYGDYWIVRNTWSTSWGERGYFRLQRGKNLCGIANYPYYPIL, encoded by the coding sequence GTGATCCTTAATATTTACGTCCTTGCTGCATTAATTCAGAGAATTGCTGCAATACCCATGGACCCTTGGACTGATTTCAAAGTCAAATTCGGAAAGTCTTATCCAACCAGACAAGAAGACGAAGAGAGACacaaaatttgggaaaaaactcGTCTTGAAATCCTGCCATTTAATATTCAGTTTTCAAGAAATCAAACTCAGCCATTTCGACTTGACCTTAATCATCTAGCCGACTTGACAGAGGAAGAATTAAACACTCTTAAAGGTACAATACCTCCACCGAAACAACCCGAAGCAGATTCAGTCCCTATTGTACAAAATACCAGAAGATTGCCTAGTTCGGTTGATTATCGGGATTCTCCTTGTATGCCACCAATAAGAGACCAAGGAAGGTGCGGTAGCTGCTATGCATTTGCAGCAGTTGAAACAATTGAATACTATAACTGTATGAAAAATGGAGGAAGGCTAGCTACTTTCAGCCAGCAAAATATAGTCGACTGTAGCCGGAATGACCGACAGTGTTTAGGAGGATTTTATACCAATTCGTGGGATTATGTCAAATCCTCAGGAGGTCTTTGTTCAGAAAGTGACTACACATACACTTCGGGGTCGTCTGGTACCTCGGGAGGATGTCGTAGTTCCACTTGCCAGCCAGCTGTAACAACATCCTCTTACAAAAACGTCCCAAATAGTGAAGACTCCATGGCACATGTGGTAGCTACTATTGGACCAATTGCCGTTGCAATGGATGCAAacttaaattcattttatttctattcacAAGGAATATTTAACGATCAAAGGTGTAGTTCAAACGTGAATCATGCTGTCATAATAGTTGGGTATGGAACAGATAGGATGTATGGTGACTATTGGATTGTCAGAAATACTTGGTCTACAAGTTGGGGCGAAAGAGGATACTTTCGATTGCAAAGAGGGAAAAATTTGTGCGGCATTGCGAATTACCCGTATTACCCAATTTTATAA